A genome region from Oryzias melastigma strain HK-1 linkage group LG12, ASM292280v2, whole genome shotgun sequence includes the following:
- the pomk gene encoding protein O-mannose kinase has translation MARMSGRLSGQRSRTSLSLAGLMACLAALLVSTGVIYLYVDSLQGAAEQAGYPQTSCRPGHFKISNMKSCAAWLQCAQVRADVRPLKLIGQGAVKKVYLAEWSGQKVALCRLASQDYLEDFLHGLGMLQALQDTAVVQLVGLCAEDHSFVTEYHPHGSLLNLEGVFAQEQHQFHDTWQIRLRLALDYVSILHFLHNSPAGRRVMCDSNSLEKTLSQFLLTSDFRLVVNDLDALPKVDVGGGLLVKCGHQELTGDFVAPEQLWPFGNKPFSDDLMPGYDEKTDIWKVPDVTRFIMGGVRGGDLVHFHLFQVHNECKREEPKLRPSALDVLRVYRSVYSIMVRDALKSRDAL, from the exons ATGGCG AGGATGTCGGGTCGCCTCTCAGGGCAGCGCAGCAGGACCTCCCTCAGCCTGGCCGGGCTCATGGCATGTCTGGCTGCCTTGCTCGTCAGCACTGGGGTGATTTACCTGTATGTGGACTCCCTGCAAGGTGCTGCTGAGCAGGCCGGTTACCCCCAGACCTCCTGCAGACCCGGACACTTTAAAATCTCCAACATGAAGAGCTGCGCGGCCTGGCTGCAGTGTGCGCAGGTGCGAGCAGACGTGCGGCCGCTCAAGCTGATCGGTCAAGGAGCCGTGAAGAAG GTGTATCTAGCAGAGTGGAGTGGCCAAAAGGTGGCGCTGTGCAGACTGGCCTCCCAGGATTACTTGGAGGACTTCCTGCATGGACTGGGCATGCTCCAGGCCTTGCAGGATACGGCAGTGGTGCAGCTGGTGGGCCTTTGTGCAGAGGACCACAGCTTTGTGACGGAGTACCACCCTCATGGTTCTCTCCTGAACCTGGAGGGGGTTTTCGCTCAGGAGCAGCATCAGTTTCATGACACGTGGCAGATCCGTCTGAGGCTGGCTCTGGATTACGTGTCCATCCTGCACTTCCTCCATAACAGCCCCGCGGGCCGGCGGGTCATGTGCGACTCCAACAGCCTGGAGAAAACGCTCTCTCAGTTTCTGCTGACCAGCGACTTCCGGCTGGTGGTCAACGACCTGGACGCGCTGCCCAAGGTGGATGTGGGCGGAGGCCTGCTGGTGAAGTGCGGACACCAGGAGCTCACcggagactttgtggctccagaGCAGCTCTGGCCTTTCGGCAACAAGCCGTTTTCAGATGACCTCATGCCCGGATACGACGAGAAGACGGACATCTGGAAAGTTCCGGACGTGACCCGCTTCATCATGGGAGGGGTCCGAGGAGGAGATCTGGTCCACTTCCACCTCTTTCAGGTCCACAATGAGTGCAAGAGGGAGGAGCCCAAACTTCGGCCCTCAGCCCTCGATGTGTTGAGGGTGTACAGGTCTGTGTACAGCATCATGGTGCGAGACGCTTTGAAGTCCAGAGACGCGCTCTGA